From a single Flavobacterium sp. genomic region:
- a CDS encoding M56 family metallopeptidase codes for MENLMLYFIKANGLIILFYLMYVLFLRKETFFVSNRLYLILGLLISLCLPLITFTKTIWVDPTPVPEFYQETTTVNSDYIEVPIQETPIDWSLILTTAYVVICVLILVKIGIEIASFYNRIRKHNQQKEADFILIHSNTTENPFSFFHYIVINPHLFSEAEIQHILTHESIHVKQKHSIDVLLGKLFCAVFWANPIIWLYRKAMLQNLEFIADSETFQQIENKYEYQITLLKVVIHQHDLSITNQFYQSLIKKRIIMLHTNQSHKRNAWKYATILPLLVGFMLLFQIETVAQVKEISISKSITNKLIQFVIDKNTTDEQIKEETELLKKEYNIDLKISKIKRNAKNEIIALEAKFEDSDKTSGKISIKGHEAIEPIRFFKEINENEKGNIGFDRNNTSTVFAKMDADQLEWNETQTIEIKKSDTEEVIYIINGKEYSKEEMKDKIVELDGAIEMNEDEKSGKKIMIFKGNSTISDEPKTIIYLDKKVISKEEMDKIDTEIIKSADIKKGTVKKEIKIITKISNEISEDTEIYINGKKATKEELDKIENEDIESINVNNNNVQKSIEIQKKYTKEKPKTIELKSGDVVVVLEGDRIKFPGYPTHYLNQLKLEFQGKILEDNIDFFKNYELEKIKDIKIIEDESTSKEKKRIKKIIIETK; via the coding sequence ATGGAAAATCTAATGCTATATTTTATAAAGGCAAACGGACTTATCATTTTATTTTATTTGATGTATGTCTTATTTTTGAGAAAAGAAACGTTTTTTGTCTCAAATCGTTTGTACCTGATTTTAGGATTGCTAATATCCTTATGTTTACCCTTGATAACGTTTACGAAAACCATTTGGGTTGACCCAACACCTGTTCCTGAATTTTATCAAGAAACAACTACTGTAAACAGCGATTATATCGAAGTTCCCATTCAAGAAACTCCAATAGATTGGTCTTTAATTTTGACTACAGCATATGTTGTAATTTGTGTTTTAATTTTAGTAAAAATTGGTATCGAAATAGCATCATTTTACAATAGAATCAGAAAGCACAACCAACAGAAAGAAGCAGATTTCATCTTAATTCACTCGAATACAACCGAAAATCCATTTTCATTCTTTCATTACATTGTTATTAATCCTCATTTATTTTCGGAAGCAGAAATACAACATATTTTAACACACGAAAGTATTCATGTGAAGCAAAAACATTCAATTGATGTGTTGCTAGGAAAACTATTTTGTGCTGTGTTTTGGGCAAACCCAATCATTTGGTTGTATCGAAAAGCAATGCTTCAAAATCTTGAGTTTATTGCCGATAGTGAAACCTTTCAACAAATCGAAAACAAATACGAATATCAAATAACCTTATTAAAAGTTGTGATTCATCAACACGACTTAAGTATTACTAATCAATTTTATCAATCATTAATCAAAAAACGAATCATTATGTTACACACAAATCAATCCCACAAAAGAAATGCTTGGAAGTATGCTACAATTCTTCCGCTATTAGTAGGTTTTATGTTACTGTTTCAAATTGAAACGGTAGCGCAAGTAAAGGAAATATCTATTTCAAAATCAATTACCAATAAATTAATTCAATTTGTAATTGATAAAAACACAACTGATGAGCAAATAAAAGAAGAAACAGAATTATTAAAAAAAGAATACAATATCGACTTAAAAATTTCAAAAATAAAACGAAATGCAAAAAATGAAATCATTGCTTTAGAAGCTAAGTTTGAAGATAGCGATAAAACTTCCGGGAAAATTTCAATCAAGGGACATGAAGCTATAGAACCAATACGTTTTTTTAAAGAAATAAATGAAAACGAGAAAGGAAATATCGGTTTCGACAGAAATAACACTTCAACCGTTTTTGCTAAAATGGATGCAGATCAACTTGAATGGAATGAAACCCAAACTATCGAAATAAAAAAATCAGATACTGAAGAAGTAATATACATCATCAATGGAAAAGAATATTCTAAAGAGGAAATGAAAGATAAAATCGTTGAATTAGACGGAGCTATCGAAATGAATGAGGATGAAAAAAGCGGAAAAAAAATTATGATTTTCAAAGGAAATTCAACCATTTCAGACGAACCAAAAACCATTATATATCTTGATAAAAAAGTAATATCTAAAGAAGAAATGGACAAAATTGATACTGAAATTATCAAGTCTGCAGATATAAAAAAAGGAACTGTTAAAAAAGAAATTAAAATTATAACTAAAATTTCTAATGAAATTTCTGAAGATACTGAAATTTATATCAATGGTAAAAAAGCAACGAAAGAAGAATTAGACAAAATTGAAAACGAAGACATAGAATCTATAAATGTTAACAACAATAATGTTCAAAAATCAATTGAAATTCAAAAAAAGTATACTAAAGAAAAACCAAAAACAATCGAACTTAAAAGCGGTGATGTTGTCGTAGTTCTTGAAGGTGACAGAATTAAATTTCCTGGTTACCCTACGCATTATTTAAATCAGTTAAAATTAGAGTTTCAAGGTAAAATTCTTGAAGACAATATTGATTTCTTCAAAAACTACGAACTTGAAAAAATAAAAGATATTAAAATCATAGAAGACGAATCAACTTCAAAAGAGAAAAAAAGAATCAAAAAAATCATCATTGAAACCAAATAA
- the dnaK gene encoding molecular chaperone DnaK: MSKIIGIDLGTTNSCVAVMEGGEPVVIANAEGKRTTPSVIAFVEGGEIKVGDPAKRQAVTNPTKTIASIKRFMGNKYTESAKEASTVAYKVVKGDNDTPRVDIDGRLYTPQELSAMTLQKMKKTAEDYLGHSVSEAVITVPAYFNDAQRQATKEAGEIAGLKVMRIINEPTAAALAYGLDKQGKDQKIAVYDLGGGTFDISVLELGDGVFEVLSTNGDTHLGGDDFDQVIIDWLANEFNANEGVDLRKDPMALQRLKEAAEKAKIELSASAQTEINLPYVTATASGPKHLVQTLTRAKFEQLAETLVKRSMEPVAKALKDAGLSVSDIDEVILVGGSTRIPVIQEQVEKFFGKKPSKGVNPDEVVAIGAAIQGGVLTGEVKDVLLLDVTPLSLGIETMGSVMTKLIESNTTIPTRKSQVFSTAADNQPSVEIHVIQGERPMANDNKTIGRFHLDGIPPAPRGVPQIEVTFDIDANGIIKVSATDKGTGKSHDIRIEASSGLTPEEIEKMKKDAELNAEADKLAKERADKLNEADSMIFQTESQLKEIGDKLTAEHKTAIEYALTELKMGHETQDLDAIQKGLDNVNAAWKTATEEMYKSQEQGGASQAEPQASASGDQTQDVDFEEVK, encoded by the coding sequence ATGAGCAAAATTATTGGAATCGACTTAGGAACAACCAACTCATGTGTGGCTGTAATGGAAGGTGGAGAACCTGTTGTAATTGCAAACGCAGAAGGAAAAAGAACAACACCATCTGTTATTGCATTTGTAGAAGGTGGCGAAATTAAAGTTGGAGATCCGGCAAAAAGACAAGCAGTAACTAACCCAACAAAAACGATTGCTTCTATCAAACGTTTTATGGGTAACAAGTATACTGAAAGTGCAAAAGAAGCTTCAACAGTAGCTTACAAGGTAGTAAAAGGGGACAACGATACTCCACGTGTTGATATCGATGGTCGTTTATACACACCACAAGAATTGTCTGCAATGACACTTCAAAAAATGAAAAAAACAGCTGAAGATTATTTAGGTCATTCAGTTTCTGAAGCAGTTATTACTGTTCCAGCTTACTTTAACGATGCGCAACGTCAGGCTACGAAAGAAGCAGGTGAAATTGCAGGTTTGAAAGTAATGCGTATTATCAATGAGCCTACAGCAGCAGCTTTAGCTTATGGATTAGACAAACAAGGTAAAGACCAAAAAATTGCAGTTTATGATTTAGGTGGAGGTACATTTGATATTTCTGTATTAGAATTAGGAGACGGAGTTTTTGAAGTTTTATCTACAAACGGAGATACACACTTAGGTGGAGATGATTTTGACCAAGTAATTATCGATTGGTTAGCTAACGAATTCAATGCAAATGAAGGTGTTGATTTACGTAAAGACCCAATGGCATTACAACGTTTAAAAGAAGCAGCTGAGAAAGCTAAAATTGAATTATCAGCTTCTGCTCAAACAGAAATCAACTTACCATACGTAACAGCTACGGCTTCTGGACCAAAACACTTAGTTCAAACTTTAACAAGAGCAAAATTCGAGCAATTAGCTGAAACTTTAGTAAAACGTTCTATGGAACCAGTTGCTAAAGCGTTAAAAGATGCTGGTTTATCAGTTTCTGATATTGACGAAGTAATTTTAGTAGGAGGTTCAACTCGTATTCCTGTTATCCAAGAACAAGTAGAGAAATTCTTCGGTAAAAAACCATCAAAAGGAGTAAATCCTGATGAAGTAGTAGCAATTGGAGCTGCCATTCAAGGTGGAGTTTTAACTGGTGAAGTAAAAGACGTATTATTATTAGACGTTACTCCACTTTCATTAGGTATTGAAACTATGGGAAGTGTAATGACAAAATTAATTGAGTCGAACACTACTATTCCAACAAGAAAATCACAAGTTTTCTCAACAGCAGCAGATAACCAACCATCGGTAGAAATCCATGTTATTCAAGGAGAAAGACCAATGGCAAATGATAACAAAACAATTGGTCGTTTCCATTTAGACGGAATTCCACCAGCACCAAGAGGCGTTCCTCAAATTGAAGTAACGTTTGATATTGATGCAAATGGTATCATTAAAGTATCAGCTACTGATAAAGGAACAGGTAAGTCGCATGATATTCGTATTGAAGCTTCTTCAGGTTTAACTCCAGAAGAAATCGAAAAAATGAAAAAAGATGCTGAATTAAATGCTGAAGCCGATAAATTAGCTAAAGAAAGAGCAGATAAGTTAAATGAAGCTGATTCAATGATTTTCCAAACAGAAAGTCAATTGAAAGAAATTGGTGATAAATTAACTGCTGAGCACAAAACAGCTATCGAATATGCATTAACTGAATTGAAAATGGGTCATGAAACGCAAGATTTAGACGCTATTCAAAAAGGTTTAGACAACGTAAATGCAGCTTGGAAAACAGCTACAGAAGAAATGTACAAATCACAAGAGCAAGGAGGAGCTTCTCAAGCTGAGCCACAAGCAAGCGCTTCAGGAGACCAAACGCAAGATGTAGATTTCGAAGAAGTGAAATAA
- a CDS encoding EamA family transporter, giving the protein MPINKYFLSALSAFIIWGFFSLALKPLANYASLDILFFRVFIATAFLLGINLIFRKSVVLEAKKTFKELSKKKQKSVVIMTVVGGLLLVLNWFLFIYAVNHVSLQSASFAYIICPILTTVLAFILLKERIDLWQWIAVGLCVISCIILSYGNFKDLIYSVIIALSFGFYLVSQRKNSDFDKFLVLTIQMIVSSVILLPFYPSFGSAIPTEFLFYGFLLTIVIVFTIIPLFLNLYALKGLNSSTVGILMYTNPLIHFFLAIFYFKESVSIAQIVSYSLILISILVFNLTNFKNLRHNRVKKQL; this is encoded by the coding sequence ATGCCCATAAATAAATATTTTTTGTCCGCTTTATCTGCCTTTATTATTTGGGGATTTTTTAGTTTGGCTTTGAAACCGCTTGCTAATTATGCTTCACTAGATATTTTATTCTTCCGAGTTTTTATAGCTACGGCTTTCTTATTGGGAATTAATTTAATTTTTAGAAAATCAGTTGTTCTAGAAGCGAAGAAAACTTTTAAAGAACTTTCCAAGAAAAAACAAAAATCAGTAGTAATCATGACGGTTGTTGGTGGACTTTTATTAGTATTGAATTGGTTTTTATTTATCTATGCGGTGAATCACGTGAGTTTGCAATCAGCTTCATTTGCTTATATTATTTGTCCCATTTTAACCACTGTCTTAGCTTTTATATTATTGAAAGAAAGAATTGATTTATGGCAATGGATTGCAGTAGGATTGTGCGTAATTAGTTGTATCATATTATCTTATGGAAATTTCAAAGATTTGATTTACAGCGTAATCATCGCTTTAAGTTTTGGATTTTATTTGGTTTCCCAACGGAAGAATAGTGATTTTGATAAATTCTTGGTGTTAACCATTCAAATGATAGTTTCATCGGTTATTTTATTGCCGTTTTATCCTAGTTTTGGTAGCGCTATCCCAACCGAGTTTTTGTTTTATGGTTTTCTTTTAACTATAGTAATTGTTTTTACCATTATTCCATTGTTCCTGAATTTATATGCTTTAAAAGGATTGAACTCTTCAACTGTTGGCATATTGATGTATACTAATCCCTTGATTCATTTCTTTTTAGCCATTTTCTATTTTAAAGAATCGGTTTCAATTGCACAAATTGTTTCTTATTCCTTGATTTTGATTTCTATCTTGGTTTTTAACTTGACGAATTTTAAAAATCTAAGACATAATAGAGTTAAAAAACAACTATAA